In one Lentisphaera araneosa HTCC2155 genomic region, the following are encoded:
- a CDS encoding type II toxin-antitoxin system VapC family toxin: MSHKKYLVDTCIIIDFLRGKEGGKEFISNELENISISVVTVAELYAGVKGKNEETQLASFLGLFSIIELNKDISISSGYLKNKYYKSHNAGLADCMIAATALEYDFNLVTNNFKHFPMVEDKIRLDQ; the protein is encoded by the coding sequence ATGTCACATAAAAAATATTTAGTAGACACATGTATCATTATTGATTTCCTCAGAGGCAAAGAAGGTGGAAAAGAATTCATTTCAAATGAACTAGAAAACATATCTATTTCTGTAGTTACAGTTGCTGAACTATATGCTGGAGTAAAAGGAAAAAACGAAGAAACCCAATTAGCTAGTTTTTTAGGTTTATTTTCAATAATTGAGCTCAATAAAGATATTTCTATTAGTTCTGGTTACCTGAAAAATAAATATTATAAATCACATAATGCTGGATTAGCAGACTGCATGATTGCTGCTACTGCACTTGAATATGACTTTAATCTAGTAACAAACAACTTTAAGCACTTTCCAATGGTAGAGGATAAAATAAGATTAGATCAATAG
- a CDS encoding ribbon-helix-helix domain-containing protein: protein MIRTQVYITKEEKESLESLAQSTGKSQSELIRNAIDTFIENNNTKNKKASLLNAFGMWKTNDHDFQQTRESMDR from the coding sequence ATGATACGTACTCAAGTCTATATAACTAAAGAAGAAAAAGAAAGTTTAGAGTCATTAGCTCAATCAACGGGTAAAAGCCAAAGTGAGTTAATCAGAAATGCTATTGACACCTTTATCGAAAATAATAATACCAAAAATAAAAAAGCTTCATTATTAAACGCATTTGGTATGTGGAAAACAAATGATCATGACTTCCAACAAACTCGTGAGAGTATGGATCGATAA
- a CDS encoding type II toxin-antitoxin system RelE/ParE family toxin yields the protein MRIKISEDASQDLINGYNFYEEQEPGVGEYFLDSLFSSIDSLVLYYGIQQKFFGKYFRMLSRTFPYAIYYSHDEEVIYIHSVLDVRQNPTFIKHRLED from the coding sequence AGATGCATCACAAGATTTAATTAACGGATATAACTTTTACGAAGAACAAGAACCTGGAGTTGGAGAATATTTTTTAGATTCTCTATTTTCCTCAATTGATTCACTAGTTCTATATTACGGAATTCAACAAAAGTTTTTTGGAAAGTACTTCAGAATGTTATCAAGAACATTCCCCTACGCTATTTACTACTCACATGATGAAGAAGTTATTTATATTCACTCTGTATTGGATGTAAGACAAAACCCTACATTTATTAAACACAGGTTAGAAGACTAA